In Nymphalis io chromosome 11, ilAglIoxx1.1, whole genome shotgun sequence, one genomic interval encodes:
- the LOC126771788 gene encoding mitochondrial coenzyme A diphosphatase NUDT8, whose translation MSASTSIQNLFSLASRERCMTNLRKFRVPLLNKRGIQPSATAAVLIPLCRVNNITTLLYTVRSANLKSHSGQISFPGGKTDEGETPIETALRETREEIGLSPEKIDVWGCGPALPGRNNKIMITPVIGCVADLKEDDLCQNTEEVEEVFAVPIENLCDPKNQFHTQFSNGFILPVFIADEHKIWGITAYITHLFLSCLLPKDVYRNEWMKKKIDIKDIN comes from the coding sequence aTGAGTGCTTCGACTTCGATTCAGAATTTATTTTCACTTGCATCTCGTGAGCGATGCATGACAAATTTAAGGAAATTTCGTGTGCCATTATTAAACAAAAGAGGAATACAGCCTTCAGCGACGGCTGCGGTCTTAATTCCTTTATGTCGTGTAAATAATATCACTACTTTACTCTATACGGTAAGATCAGCCAACTTAAAGAGCCACAGTGGACAAATATCTTTTCCCGGTGGTAAAACTGATGAAGGTGAGACGCCAATTGAAACTGCTCTGAGAGAAACGAGAGAAGAAATAGGTTTATCACCGGAAAAGATTGATGTATGGGGTTGTGGTCCAGCTTTGCCTGgtagaaacaataaaataatgatcaCTCCAGTCATTGGATGTGTTGCTGATTTAAAAGAAGATGACTTGTGCCAAAATACAGAAGAAGTGGAGGAAGTTTTTGCTGTCCCCATTGAAAACCTGTGTGATCCTAAAAACCAATTTCATACTCAGTTTTCTAATGGATTCATTCTGCCAGTTTTTATTGCTGATGAACATAAAATTTGGGGTATCACTGCTTATATAACTCATTTATTTTTGAGCTGTTTGCTACCTAAAGATGTTTATAGAAATGAatggatgaaaaaaaaaatag